A single genomic interval of Chryseobacterium paludis harbors:
- a CDS encoding bifunctional 4-hydroxy-2-oxoglutarate aldolase/2-dehydro-3-deoxy-phosphogluconate aldolase, whose product MARFTRIDVALKARETGVVPVFYHADAEIGKKILKACYDGGARVFEFTNRGDYAHEVFTELTKYAAKELPEMILGVGSVVDAGTASLYIQSGTNFIVSPLLNVDIAKVCNRRKISWMPGCGSVSEISYAEELGAEIIKIFPASQVGGPEFIKAVKGPMPWSNIMPTGGVLPTKENLTEWISAGAYCVGLGSQLFVKNNDGTYDYGKITDVVKSSIELIKELRSF is encoded by the coding sequence ATGGCAAGATTTACACGTATAGACGTTGCGTTAAAAGCTAGAGAAACGGGAGTTGTTCCTGTCTTTTATCATGCTGATGCCGAGATAGGCAAGAAAATTTTAAAAGCATGCTACGATGGTGGAGCGCGTGTTTTTGAATTTACGAACAGGGGGGATTATGCACACGAAGTTTTTACCGAACTTACAAAATATGCAGCCAAAGAACTTCCTGAGATGATTTTAGGGGTAGGTTCAGTGGTAGATGCCGGAACAGCCTCGCTGTATATTCAGTCCGGAACCAACTTCATTGTTTCCCCTTTATTGAATGTAGATATAGCAAAAGTATGTAACAGGAGAAAAATTTCCTGGATGCCAGGCTGCGGGTCAGTTTCTGAAATTTCCTATGCTGAAGAGTTGGGTGCTGAAATTATTAAAATATTTCCTGCATCCCAGGTGGGAGGACCGGAATTCATCAAAGCAGTAAAAGGACCGATGCCGTGGTCAAATATTATGCCTACAGGTGGAGTTCTTCCGACAAAGGAAAACCTTACAGAATGGATATCTGCCGGAGCGTATTGCGTGGGTCTGGGTTCACAGTTGTTTGTAAAAAATAATGACGGAACGTATGATTACGGGAAAATTACAGACGTTGTAAAAAGCTCAATTGAACTCATCAAAGAATTAAGATCGTTTTAA